In a genomic window of Helianthus annuus cultivar XRQ/B chromosome 10, HanXRQr2.0-SUNRISE, whole genome shotgun sequence:
- the LOC118483128 gene encoding S-type anion channel SLAH1-like, whose amino-acid sequence MCRTHTQTTFSISTTTTIHQKSTQQNPPAPPQVELTVDLTTFPNAVAPHDGIFVITKSRILPVISRFHAGYFRISLSLCWQTLLWKTLVEPPENAHAYRRMLGFIPYAAFVLMWSLSLFILVSLSILYILRCTLLSNKVKDEYLNHISVNYLFAPWISWLLLLRSSPLFAPTTVYYNILFWVFVFPIFILDVKIYGQWFTKGKRFLSTVANPASQLTVIGNFVGARAAAQMGWRECAIIMFSLGLIHYLVLFVTLYQRLSGNSCMPAMLRPVMFLFIAAPSMAGLAWGSVSGTFDCSSKMLFYLSLFLFLSLVSRPNLFKKSMKKFSVVWWAYSYPLTILALGSIDYAQGMKTDVAHLLMLVLTGLSVLVSFVLMVYTALNTNILLPRDGDDDHLGHVW is encoded by the coding sequence ATGtgtagaacacacacacaaaccacCTTCTCcatttccaccaccaccacaatacACCAAAAATCAACACAACAAAACCCACCCGCGCCGCCGCAGGTGGAGTTAACGGTCGATTTAACAACCTTCCCTAACGCTGTCGCGCCCCATGATGGCATTTTCGTAATAACAAAATCCAGGATACTTCCAGTCATTTCACGGTTCCATGCAGGCTACTTTCGCATAAGTCTTTCCCTTTGTTGGCAAACCCTACTTTGGAAAACCCTTGTGGAACCGCCGGAAAACGCCCACGCTTACCGGAGAATGCTAGGATTTATCCCCTACGCCGCATTCGTCCTCATGTGGTCGTTATCTTTATTCATTCTCGTATCACTTTCCATCTTATACATTTTAAGATGCACCTTATTATCCAACAAAGTTAAAGACGAATACCTAAATCATATTAGCGTTAATTACCTTTTTGCCCCTTGGATCTCATGGCTTCTTTTACTCCGATCATCGCCATTGTTCGCTCCAACGACAGTTTATTATAACATTCTTTTTTGGGTATTTGTTTTTCCAATATTTATTCTTGACGTAAAAATATACGGGCAGTGGTTCACAAAAGGAAAAAGGTTTCTATCAACAGTTGCAAATCCAGCAAGTCAACTTACTGTGATCGGAAACTTTGTGGGAGCACGGGCAGCTGCCCAGATGGGATGGAGAGAGTGTGCCATAATTATGTTTTCATTAGGACTTATACATTATCTTGTGCTATTTGTGACGCTTTATCAGAGACTGTCGGGAAACAGCTGCATGCCGGcaatgctccggccggttatgttCTTGTTCATCGCTGCTCCGAGCATGGCCGGCTTGGCTTGGGGTTCGGTTTCGGGCACGTTTGATTGTTCATCAAAGATGCTTTTCTATCTTTCTTTGTTTCTGTTCTTGTCTCTGGTTTCAAGGCCCAATTTGTTCAAAAAATCAATGAAGAAGTTTAGTGTGGTATGGTGGGCATACTCATATCCGTTAACAATATTGGCATTGGGTTCGATAGATTATGCACAGGGAATGAAGACTGATGTTGCTCATTTGCTTATGCTTGTTCTTACGGGACTTTCGGTATTGGTTTCGTTTGTTTTAATGGTGTATACAGCTCTCAACACGAATATCTTGTTGCCTAGAGACGGTGACGATGACCATCTTGGCCATGTTTGGTGA